A stretch of Shinella zoogloeoides DNA encodes these proteins:
- a CDS encoding helix-turn-helix domain-containing protein, with product MSTTTAFSEFRKSRADLTLDGVAGLFNVDRTTILRWEKGVPPIPVKRLEEAERITGIPRAKLRPDVFGTAETAA from the coding sequence ATGAGCACAACCACAGCATTTTCCGAATTCCGCAAGAGCAGAGCTGACCTGACCCTCGACGGGGTTGCCGGGCTGTTCAACGTCGACCGCACAACGATCCTTAGGTGGGAAAAGGGCGTGCCGCCCATTCCGGTTAAGCGTCTCGAAGAAGCGGAAAGGATCACCGGGATACCTAGGGCAAAACTTCGCCCCGATGTTTTCGGTACGGCGGAGACAGCAGCATGA
- a CDS encoding XRE family transcriptional regulator, protein MVKSATMSKVAKIHQGKQPVRRHYLVEWMEAKNMTAPDLLAVLNDPERSMDLPEIDKSQVYRWMKGQMPQASAQIRIAGALGFEDDPEKLFQDPTMDWLAAFFRDKTEEQKEKAIQMLKLWFSEDKTGTDG, encoded by the coding sequence ATGGTAAAATCTGCCACTATGTCAAAAGTCGCGAAAATCCATCAAGGGAAACAACCTGTTCGCCGCCATTATTTGGTCGAGTGGATGGAAGCGAAAAACATGACCGCGCCCGATCTCCTGGCCGTCTTAAACGACCCAGAGAGATCAATGGATTTGCCCGAAATAGACAAGAGTCAGGTCTATCGCTGGATGAAGGGGCAAATGCCGCAAGCTTCGGCTCAAATCAGGATTGCTGGCGCTCTCGGCTTTGAGGACGACCCAGAGAAATTGTTCCAAGATCCCACTATGGATTGGCTTGCAGCGTTCTTTCGCGACAAAACGGAAGAGCAAAAGGAGAAAGCAATCCAAATGCTCAAGCTATGGTTCAGCGAAGACAAAACCGGGACGGACGGCTGA